A genomic region of Microbacterium schleiferi contains the following coding sequences:
- a CDS encoding helix-turn-helix domain-containing protein: MSVPDGLDERAAGARLGSHIRMLRKTRGLTLVQLAERTELSHPFLSQLERGLAQPSLGSLRRIALALETSPIELIAATDEPDESGSFVEVSRPGEGEIPEGFASGTARMLAQRARTFHPLEVVSDSLEPGEPFVHAEDEFLYVIEGRVRIELGDQTCDLDPGASVYYTGGTTHRWWSADGNPYRLLVVKQVPGRTAPQAPGGANA; encoded by the coding sequence ATGAGCGTGCCCGACGGTCTCGACGAGCGTGCCGCAGGCGCTCGGCTGGGAAGCCACATCCGGATGCTGCGCAAGACGCGCGGGCTGACACTCGTGCAACTGGCCGAGCGCACCGAACTCTCGCATCCGTTCCTCAGTCAGCTCGAACGGGGGCTCGCGCAGCCGAGCCTGGGGTCGCTGCGGCGCATCGCGCTCGCGCTGGAGACCAGCCCGATCGAGCTCATCGCCGCGACGGACGAGCCCGACGAGTCGGGGTCCTTCGTCGAGGTCAGCCGCCCCGGTGAGGGGGAGATCCCCGAGGGTTTCGCCTCGGGAACGGCGCGGATGCTGGCCCAGCGCGCGCGCACCTTCCACCCCCTCGAGGTCGTCTCTGACAGCCTCGAGCCGGGTGAACCCTTCGTTCACGCGGAGGACGAGTTCCTCTATGTGATCGAGGGGCGCGTGCGTATCGAACTGGGCGACCAGACGTGCGACCTCGATCCCGGAGCATCCGTCTACTACACGGGCGGCACCACGCACCGATGGTGGTCGGCTGACGGGAATCCGTACCGGCTGCTCGTGGTGAAACAGGTTCCCGGGCGCACGGCGCCCCAAGCTCCAGGAGGGGCGAACGCGTGA
- the add gene encoding adenosine deaminase, with protein sequence MISYVDYLRLLPKTELHCHFASTMSAELFIELAAKYGVELPTTDPEELFDFADLVDFLVAFRYAHDVLREPSDFERVAYDGVAAAVAEGNLRYREYYVNPQYFADRGLSYPDVIDPIIAGLARAERDFGVGFRVVVAINRRAGAAEAVSLVREMIAHPRPEVVGLGQDDLTPENTEDPGRFVEAYALAREHGFLLTAHVGETDHAIPDAVRVAIEELGCDRLDHGYRIVDDPAIVELARERGIGFAATPLSTTICSGWQIDAAHRIRRMIDAGLAVNVSTDDAMFFRTDIGREYTDGLRLMGVSADEAKQISLNGIDASFCDDEQKARLRAEFRAAFAALDAVLEPVTESA encoded by the coding sequence GTGATCTCGTACGTCGACTACTTGCGTCTGCTGCCGAAGACCGAGCTGCACTGTCACTTCGCGTCGACGATGAGTGCCGAGCTGTTCATCGAGCTGGCCGCCAAGTACGGCGTGGAGTTGCCGACGACCGATCCGGAGGAGCTGTTCGACTTCGCCGATCTGGTCGACTTTCTGGTCGCATTCCGTTACGCGCATGATGTGCTGCGCGAGCCGTCGGACTTCGAACGGGTCGCCTACGACGGGGTCGCCGCCGCCGTCGCGGAGGGGAACCTGCGGTACCGCGAGTACTACGTCAACCCGCAGTACTTCGCCGACCGCGGTCTGTCGTACCCCGACGTGATCGATCCGATCATTGCGGGGCTCGCACGCGCCGAGCGTGACTTCGGCGTGGGGTTTCGCGTCGTCGTCGCGATCAATCGCCGGGCCGGTGCAGCCGAGGCGGTCTCGCTCGTGCGCGAGATGATCGCGCATCCGCGTCCCGAGGTCGTTGGGCTTGGCCAGGATGATCTGACGCCCGAGAACACGGAGGACCCGGGTCGGTTCGTTGAGGCCTACGCGCTCGCGCGGGAGCACGGGTTCCTCCTGACGGCCCATGTAGGTGAGACCGACCACGCGATCCCGGATGCCGTCCGTGTCGCCATCGAGGAACTCGGCTGCGACCGGCTCGACCACGGATACCGCATCGTCGACGACCCCGCGATCGTGGAGCTGGCCCGCGAACGGGGCATCGGTTTCGCCGCGACGCCGCTGTCGACGACGATCTGCTCCGGCTGGCAGATCGATGCCGCTCACCGCATCCGCCGCATGATCGACGCCGGGCTCGCGGTGAACGTGTCGACCGACGACGCGATGTTCTTCCGCACCGATATCGGCCGCGAGTACACCGACGGGCTGCGGCTGATGGGCGTGAGTGCCGACGAGGCCAAGCAGATCTCGCTGAACGGCATCGACGCTTCCTTCTGCGACGACGAGCAGAAGGCCCGCCTGCGTGCCGAGTTCCGAGCCGCATTCGCGGCGCTGGATGCCGTGCTCGAGCCGGTGACCGAGTCCGCGTAG
- a CDS encoding RNA polymerase sigma factor → MGDSTQTFRSPGRHPTGDYPRHDTALLDRLRAGDDSALSALHERHVRAVYGVVTDRLGAQPVAVDVTHDVFLVLWRKARRIKLAGTSCLPWLVITADSLARDLSRGDRQRRKKSASAGGGGSDPGAHGCRSAGWREVERIVSTFMWADREVFRLCADEGLSYREAVRRVVDIEAERRVR, encoded by the coding sequence GTGGGTGATTCCACGCAGACGTTCCGCAGCCCGGGGCGACACCCGACAGGGGACTACCCCCGCCATGACACTGCCCTTCTCGATCGGCTGCGGGCGGGTGATGACTCGGCGCTGAGCGCGCTGCATGAGCGACACGTGCGCGCCGTGTACGGCGTCGTCACCGACCGCCTGGGAGCGCAGCCCGTCGCCGTGGACGTCACCCACGATGTCTTCTTGGTGCTCTGGCGCAAAGCCCGGCGCATCAAGCTCGCGGGCACCTCCTGCCTGCCGTGGCTGGTGATCACCGCCGACTCTCTGGCGCGGGACCTCTCGCGCGGCGACCGGCAACGCCGAAAGAAGAGCGCGAGCGCGGGAGGTGGGGGCTCGGATCCCGGCGCCCACGGTTGCCGGTCAGCCGGATGGCGTGAGGTCGAGCGAATCGTCTCGACCTTCATGTGGGCAGATCGGGAGGTGTTCCGGCTCTGCGCTGACGAGGGCCTCAGCTATCGTGAGGCCGTCCGCCGCGTGGTGGATATCGAGGCAGAGCGGAGGGTGCGGTGA
- a CDS encoding LysE family translocator, with the protein MIPIENLLAFMLTSFVIIVIPGPSVLFVIGRAIALGRRAGILSVVGNALGTLPALIAVAAGVGVIIASSVVAFTVIKIAGALYLVYLGVQAIRHRHAHIPGIQQRPTRTRRLLAEGFIVGLTNPKTIAFFVAVLPQFVDPAAGPVWAQLLLLGLIFEAIALASDSIWALAAGTARAWFARSPRRISTLSATGGVMMIGLGGALALTGSKS; encoded by the coding sequence ATGATCCCGATCGAGAACCTTCTGGCGTTCATGCTCACGTCGTTTGTGATCATCGTCATTCCGGGGCCGAGCGTGCTGTTCGTCATCGGCCGCGCTATCGCGCTCGGCCGTCGCGCTGGCATTCTCAGCGTCGTCGGAAACGCCCTCGGCACACTTCCCGCGCTCATCGCGGTGGCAGCCGGCGTCGGTGTGATCATCGCGTCATCGGTCGTCGCGTTCACCGTCATCAAGATCGCCGGGGCGCTCTATCTCGTCTACCTGGGCGTGCAGGCGATCCGCCATCGCCACGCACACATCCCCGGCATCCAGCAGCGACCCACGCGAACCCGCAGACTCCTCGCTGAGGGCTTCATCGTCGGGCTCACCAACCCGAAGACGATCGCGTTCTTCGTGGCAGTGCTCCCGCAGTTCGTCGACCCCGCGGCAGGACCGGTCTGGGCTCAGCTCCTTCTCCTCGGACTCATCTTCGAAGCGATCGCCCTCGCATCCGACAGCATCTGGGCGCTCGCGGCCGGCACGGCACGCGCATGGTTCGCGCGCTCCCCTCGTCGCATCTCGACCCTGTCGGCAACGGGCGGCGTGATGATGATCGGCCTGGGCGGCGCGCTCGCGCTCACCGGATCGAAGTCCTGA
- a CDS encoding GMC family oxidoreductase, producing MGRAHRRTVRLRLPVGSDPARAGAVDRDAPRQGSRGSSSTNAMLWYRGARADYDAWADAGATGWGYDDLLPYFRRSEARPGGDPEYRGLDGPVRVAPLSRVHPIATALLDAAAARGLPVLDDANGPSNEGAVLADYNAVEGPGGSFERWSTARAYLEPALGRPNLDILVDSSVHRLDFTGTRVTGVTHLIDGREATTTADRVVLAAGAMDTPRLLQLSGIGDADRLAGVGIRARHDLPGVGENFQDHPLVLGVNFRARDGLGPVIGNGGGTMLNWRSSYAERGPDLHTVIAHGSRGDEALHARYDLGGDRMFALVPGLYGSRSIGWVRVQSADPTVPPEFQPNYLADPKDLVAMVEAMDVAQELVAGPAYADLHPEPLTPPPAMTDRAERVQFVRENVGSFFHGVGTARIGTDELAVVDPTLRVRGLEGLWVADASVMPIIPTANTQAPTVAIAERAAELIAAD from the coding sequence CTGGGACGCGCTCATCGGCGGACGGTTCGACTACGGCTACCGGTCGGCTCCGACCCCGCACGTGCTGGGGCGGTCGATCGCGATGCCCCGCGGCAGGGTTCTCGGGGAAGCTCGAGTACGAACGCGATGCTCTGGTACCGGGGCGCGCGCGCCGACTACGACGCGTGGGCGGATGCCGGCGCCACCGGCTGGGGCTACGACGACCTGCTGCCCTACTTCCGTCGATCCGAGGCGCGGCCGGGCGGCGACCCGGAATACCGGGGCCTCGACGGGCCGGTCCGCGTCGCGCCGCTCTCGCGCGTGCATCCGATCGCGACCGCGCTCCTGGATGCTGCCGCCGCCCGCGGGCTGCCGGTGCTCGATGACGCCAACGGCCCCTCGAACGAAGGCGCGGTGCTCGCCGACTACAACGCGGTGGAGGGTCCCGGCGGATCGTTCGAACGATGGAGCACCGCCCGCGCCTACCTCGAACCGGCGCTGGGGCGACCGAACCTCGACATCCTCGTGGACAGCTCCGTTCACCGCCTCGACTTCACCGGCACTCGCGTCACCGGTGTCACGCACCTCATCGACGGACGCGAAGCGACCACCACTGCGGACCGCGTCGTGCTCGCCGCCGGCGCCATGGATACCCCGCGACTGCTGCAGCTGTCGGGGATCGGCGATGCCGACCGGTTGGCTGGTGTCGGCATCCGTGCCCGGCACGACCTGCCGGGCGTCGGCGAGAACTTCCAAGACCACCCGCTCGTGCTCGGGGTGAACTTCCGTGCCCGCGACGGGCTCGGACCGGTCATCGGCAACGGCGGCGGGACGATGCTCAACTGGCGGAGCTCCTACGCGGAACGCGGGCCCGACCTGCACACTGTCATCGCGCACGGCTCCCGCGGCGACGAGGCGCTGCACGCCCGCTACGACCTCGGCGGCGATCGGATGTTCGCCCTCGTGCCAGGGCTCTACGGCTCCCGCTCGATCGGGTGGGTGCGGGTGCAATCGGCCGACCCGACGGTGCCGCCGGAGTTTCAACCGAACTACCTCGCCGACCCGAAAGACCTCGTCGCGATGGTCGAGGCCATGGATGTCGCACAAGAGCTCGTCGCGGGTCCCGCGTACGCCGACCTGCATCCGGAACCGCTCACTCCGCCGCCCGCGATGACCGATCGCGCCGAACGCGTGCAGTTCGTGCGCGAGAACGTCGGGAGCTTCTTCCACGGCGTCGGCACCGCGCGCATCGGTACGGACGAGCTCGCTGTCGTTGACCCGACCCTGCGGGTGCGAGGGCTGGAGGGGCTCTGGGTCGCGGATGCCTCGGTCATGCCGATCATTCCGACTGCGAACACGCAAGCCCCGACCGTCGCGATCGCCGAGCGCGCCGCCGAGCTCATCGCCGCTGACTGA
- a CDS encoding thiamine pyrophosphate-dependent enzyme: MSYSRFEAMELLGKRLTEDALVILSLGGAVDEWYNAAPHMREASLFQQQLGCVSGEAFGLAVGLPHRQIVSLDTDGGLLFNLGILATLGNEQPENLFIVVWDNEQYQSIGGPATHTAKGRVDLAAIARGAGVEKAFTAETLEEFDAHCAAGLAASEPYIVVAKTDGILQPGIKRKHSDGREDKYIFVRHVEKIEGTTIMGPSEHN; the protein is encoded by the coding sequence ATGAGCTACAGCAGATTCGAGGCCATGGAGCTTCTCGGCAAGCGCCTCACCGAGGACGCTCTCGTCATCCTTTCCCTCGGCGGCGCCGTCGACGAGTGGTACAACGCGGCCCCGCACATGCGCGAGGCAAGCCTGTTCCAGCAGCAACTCGGATGCGTCAGCGGCGAAGCGTTTGGACTCGCGGTCGGCCTGCCCCACCGCCAGATCGTCTCGCTCGACACCGACGGCGGACTGCTGTTCAACCTCGGCATCCTCGCCACCCTCGGCAATGAACAGCCCGAGAACCTCTTCATCGTCGTGTGGGACAACGAGCAGTACCAGTCCATCGGCGGCCCCGCGACCCACACGGCCAAGGGACGCGTCGACCTCGCCGCCATCGCCCGCGGTGCCGGCGTCGAGAAGGCCTTCACGGCCGAGACTCTCGAAGAGTTCGACGCGCACTGCGCCGCGGGCCTGGCCGCATCCGAGCCCTACATCGTCGTCGCGAAGACCGACGGCATCCTGCAGCCGGGCATCAAGCGCAAGCACTCCGACGGCCGCGAAGACAAGTACATCTTCGTGCGGCACGTCGAGAAGATCGAGGGCACCACGATCATGGGCCCCAGCGAGCACAACTGA
- a CDS encoding thiamine pyrophosphate-binding protein — MKAEAVEAVIRGLKRAGVSVATYLPDSLLKELYPALDADPDIRTIPVTNEGEGAAIAGGVFLSGKRAVLVMENSGLRAATEHLARLGLGAGIPVVMIMSYRGELGENNWWAIPHGITMEPLLGALRTPYRIVREVDEVEQAVVDAYETAYSSYYHAAVVLGGGLVR, encoded by the coding sequence ATGAAAGCCGAAGCCGTCGAGGCGGTGATCCGCGGCCTCAAACGCGCCGGGGTCTCCGTGGCGACCTACCTGCCCGACTCGCTCCTGAAGGAGCTCTATCCCGCGCTGGATGCCGACCCCGACATCCGCACCATCCCCGTCACCAACGAGGGCGAGGGCGCCGCGATCGCCGGCGGCGTGTTCCTCTCAGGCAAGCGCGCCGTGCTCGTCATGGAGAACTCGGGCCTGCGCGCCGCGACCGAACACCTCGCGCGCCTGGGCCTGGGTGCCGGCATCCCCGTCGTCATGATCATGAGCTACCGCGGCGAACTCGGCGAGAACAACTGGTGGGCGATTCCGCACGGCATCACGATGGAGCCACTCCTCGGGGCCCTCCGCACCCCGTACCGCATCGTGCGCGAGGTCGACGAAGTCGAACAGGCCGTCGTGGATGCCTACGAAACCGCCTACTCGTCGTACTACCACGCCGCCGTCGTCCTGGGAGGAGGGCTCGTCCGATGA